From one Sphingomonas sp. BT-65 genomic stretch:
- a CDS encoding ETC complex I subunit has product MSTARIYQRPKNAMQSGRFRTDRWVLEYNPGEQQRPDPLTGWAGSGDTRNQLRLNFPTLEAAQDYATREGIAFHVVPAPQRKLKLQAYADNFR; this is encoded by the coding sequence ATGTCCACCGCACGCATCTATCAGCGCCCGAAGAACGCCATGCAGTCGGGCCGTTTCCGCACCGATCGCTGGGTGCTCGAATATAATCCTGGCGAACAGCAGCGCCCCGACCCACTGACCGGCTGGGCCGGCTCGGGCGACACGCGCAATCAGCTGCGCCTCAATTTCCCGACGCTCGAGGCCGCGCAGGACTATGCGACGCGGGAGGGGATCGCCTTCCACGTCGTCCCCGCGCCGCAGCGCAAGCTCAAGCTCCAGGCCTACGCCGACAATTTCCG